From a single Pseudomonas triticicola genomic region:
- a CDS encoding glutathione peroxidase, translating into MLMRCCAVPALLMALTGLAQAADCPELLQGSLPKLRAKESIDLCKQYADKPLVVVNTASFCGFAPQFEGLEALNKRYKAQGLEMLGVPSNDFKQESKDSAETAKVCYANYGVTFNMTEPQKVRGDDATHLFQVLAAQSNAPKWNFYKYVVDRQGKVVASFSSLTKPDDPEFIAAIEKAIASKPLKP; encoded by the coding sequence ATGTTGATGCGCTGTTGTGCTGTTCCCGCGTTGCTGATGGCGTTGACTGGCCTGGCCCAGGCCGCCGATTGTCCTGAGCTGCTGCAAGGCTCGCTGCCCAAGCTGCGCGCCAAGGAATCCATCGATCTGTGCAAGCAGTACGCCGACAAGCCGCTGGTGGTGGTCAATACCGCCAGCTTCTGCGGTTTCGCTCCACAGTTCGAAGGGCTCGAGGCGCTGAACAAACGCTACAAGGCGCAAGGGCTGGAGATGCTTGGCGTGCCGTCGAATGACTTCAAGCAGGAGTCCAAGGACAGCGCCGAAACCGCCAAGGTCTGCTACGCCAACTATGGCGTGACCTTCAACATGACCGAGCCGCAGAAGGTTCGCGGCGACGACGCCACGCATCTGTTCCAGGTGCTGGCCGCGCAGAGCAATGCGCCGAAGTGGAATTTCTACAAGTACGTGGTCGACCGGCAGGGCAAGGTGGTGGCGAGTTTTTCCAGCTTGACCAAACCGGATGATCCCGAGTTTATCGCCGCGATCGAAAAGGCCATTGCCTCCAAGCCGCTGAAGCCCTGA